In Macadamia integrifolia cultivar HAES 741 unplaced genomic scaffold, SCU_Mint_v3 scaffold2350, whole genome shotgun sequence, the following proteins share a genomic window:
- the LOC122066329 gene encoding DNA-directed RNA polymerase III subunit RPC6-like, with amino-acid sequence MAPKAAANLPLKRKPRGASKMISTSKRNPTNSEGVLYEVIRSKQEMGISKRDLITETRLLASVVTKSLKSLQVKNLIKQFVNIQEVRKVNDYYIAKEFEPSKELIGGAWYVEGKLDKAFIEDLKELCLRCVLRMKVATTERIKEMICRSGVLKVEVTTHQIAEILGVLVLENEIMEVRSTGTGEFASIPLGTVCYKKCSGKGGEGVLPGGAMASIPCGVCPRKSECTPNGIISPSTCVYFNKWLDF; translated from the coding sequence atggCCCCGAAAGCTGCCGCCAATTTACCCCtcaaaagaaaaccaagagGTGCCTCAAAAATGATTTCTACCTCTAAAAGAAATCCAACTAATTCTGAAGGTGTTCTCTACGAGGTGATCAGAAGCAAGCAAGAAATGGGAATCTCTAAAAGGGATTTGATCACAGAAACAAGACTTTTAGCTTCTGTAGTGACCAAGTCCCTTAAGTCTCTTCAAGTCAAGAACCTAATAAAGCAATTTGTGAACATTCAAGAGGTAAGAAAGGTAAACGACTACTATATAGCAAAAGAGTTTGAACCCTCAAAGGAACTAATTGGTGGGGCATGGTACGTGGAAGGGAAGCTAGATAAAGCCTTCATAGAGGATCTTAAAGAGCTATGCTTGAGGTGTGTCTTGAGGATGAAGGTTGCCACAACTGAAAGAATTAAAGAGATGATTTGTAGATCTGGTGTCCTTAAAGTTGAGGTCACCACTCATCAAATAGCAGAGATATTGGgggttctggttctggaaaATGAAATCATGGAGGTGAGGAGTACTGGGACTGGTGAATTTGCCTCTATACCATTGGGAACAGTTTGTTACAAGAAGTGTTCAGGCAAAGGGGGAGAAGGGGTCCTCCCAGGAGGGGCCATGGCTTCAATCCCATGTGGGGTTTGTCCAAGAAAAAGTGAGTGCACACCCAATGGCATTATCTCTCCTAGCACTTGTGTATACTTCAATAAATGGTTGGATTTTTAG